The Bactrocera dorsalis isolate Fly_Bdor unplaced genomic scaffold, ASM2337382v1 BdCtg211, whole genome shotgun sequence sequence AACAATGGTCTTCGGACTGGATGGCCATCTAGCGACTAATAGTATCCTCATAAAAgttgcaaatttcaaaaatcaaaatagctaaatgaaataaaacgaaatataatCTCTAAATATAACATATAAGTAGTTCGTATAATGTGCTATTAGTAGTTATGAAAATTTGttgtaagcatttttttttttaattttttgtacactGGCAATATTTTGTAATAGTAGAAAATGTATACACCCGAGGTTAATAAGTGGTCTGGCAATATTTGTAATAGCAGAAAATGTAAAGCTAATGAAATCCATTAACATTCTCTGGTAAagtgtatacaaaaatatgtataaaaccaGAAAACATTAATGGACAATAGCaaaccagagaacataaaacaaaCTCTGAGTAAACCAAGTAATTCATAATGGTTAATGAAAGTTTGATTAGAACTTAGCATTATTTTAAAACCTATAATTTGCTTATGGGTATTAATAAAAAGTGGATTTTACATTGATGTGGATGTAAACGGAGGAAGATAAACCTTCTTACGTGAATATTGTTGTATGAACCATGGTATAGATTTATATCGCTACTCCCGCTGTGCCAAGGTGTGAATTATTTTGAATGTAGTGGGTGTTAAGCCACCTTCAGCAATGGAGATACCATAAAGATCTCATTAACACGATTCCAAAGAATTGAGcttacatatgtagttacatatatacacatttaaggAAATGAATATACACAATGCGTCAATTACCTGGCCGTCGGGATCTAAATCATTTTGGAagctgtaaaaatatatatatacatatacttgtttAGAAATGGCCAACAGTGAAGCTAGTGTAAACAATCTGTGGCTTTTGCTTTTATGGGCGCATACATGCGTATGCAAGCaagatatttaattatttgaagcAAACAATGGCAGTTTGGTATACATAACGCgcgtgtatttacatacatatgttaaatggcacagtaaaagtataaaaatacgaGTTCTTAATATTCGGAATGAATCCAATGGAAATGTGGTTGATACAAAAATGACTACCATTTTCTGAGGAGCCATAAGCTGTACAAATTTATACTTTAATcacaattgaaattaaatacaaacttaaatacatatatcatgGAGTTCTCAATACCCTTAACATGCTCAGGACGTACCGTGCGGATATAAGAGTGAGAAAGAAAACTAGCATGTTGCAGTGGTAAACTTATTTTTCCTGCTGGCTTTGttcatatttatgcatgttgCATTAGCATAACATGAATCTTGCAATAATATAATTCAAGTTGATCTGTTTTATGAGAATTGTAATTTAGTAACAAAATATAGAAGGTGTTCTCAAAGTTTTGTTTTAAGCCTGCATCATTATAGGAAGATTAACTCGAATATTAGCAATAAGAAGTTGAGTAGATTATGTCGAGTTTTATTAGCGAAAGTGGAACTTCTGCTGAATTACAACTTAATAGCAGAGTAGTGGCCGTAGTATCTGCGACATCGACGGCAGCAGTGGCTGCAACTGCGCTTGTGGAGacttcaaatcaaataaattcgaaaaactCAATTATGCAACGGGACAAGTCCGAGACACCTGCAATTAGTTGTCCTGACGACATGGTTAGTACAAATCCTGCGATCGAAGAAGAAACCCGATTTAGCGATACCAGAGGGGGGATAAATCTATCATTAATGCAAAACTCGCCTCCACCCCATAGTTACCGACATTCGCGAGCCTATCGTCATTTTAAAAATCCACCACAACCACATATGTGTATTCGCACAACCTCAGAATCGGGTGAAGAACTATTTATTAATGTACTTAGTTGGACGAGAATAGTGATACCACAAGAGCCTACCGACCCTATACCATTATATGGAGGAATGAGggtacgttaaaaaaaaaaaaaattaataataatcctAATAAATGTTGGTTTATATTTGTAGGTCCCTCCAGGAAGTCCTCGAAGCCCGcctattgtttttgctgttatgGCAAATCCCGAAGTTTTAAAGGATTCTGGACGTCATAGCAAAGATCCAGAGGAACGCAGAGCTATGGTTGAATTAATGTGTGATTTTGTAGAAGCAATGAATCCTGGTCTTAAATTAGTAAGGTAtgatattgaaattgaaatctcAAAACAgagtatttgcaaaaaaagcgGAGTAGCTACAATGTTGAGAAAAAGTTTAATCATAATTTGCGGTGAATGTATAATATCCTTGACAACAATCCAACAAAGATATCATGCCAATCCCAACTGATACGCGAGTGAGCCGTGGTTTCAGACATAGTAATTAATAAATGGagaaaaatgaattttcaaaatcgaaaccaaaaattgtaattgttcACTTTGAGACTTATTAGTATTAGATGATGTCATTGAAAACCACTGCAACAGAACATAGCCTCAGGTTAGGCTAGGTGGTGCAACTGCCTATACCAATTCTCTTTCTCAATATTTTGGCTTTTAACATAGCGCAATCTACATaatccgttcccacgacagttgtTCTTTTGTCGTCctcaaaattacttcaggaatgtttgcTGCCgtcacaaaaaaacaataattcctAGAATAAAATAGCCTAGACCGAACATTaaagataattataataatattatataaaaactattaattttcaatagaaaaaatatcctatttttttatgttggGTCTATATCTGCACAGACttcaaaaatttatcaaaatcggtTCGGTAATAAAGGTTAtacgtaattaaaaaataattttaagtaaacTCCGCGTGTCTGCTGGATTTTACACAGGAAACAGGACGTAAGCATCAATGATAAGAAGCTATTCGATATTACATTTGATGAATTTTGTGgcaatgtttttaaaattagtatttgCTGAGACGTATAATTCATATAGCTGATGTGAAATTTATGCTAagaataaatgtaaaataattttattttatcttattttagGAACGCCATTATTCTGAAGGATAGGGATATATCTGGAGAACTAAAAGATGTATGGAGTGCGGTGCAAGCTCAAAGAGATCGAGAAAGGGAGGAACAAATTATACAACAACGACAGCAGCATCACTTTCACAGCATCACCACTCAACAGATGTTTCCAAAGTCTACTGAAGCTATACGAATTTCCGAACAGAAACAAATCAATACAGTATGTACAGAAAAATCGGATAAACTTATGTTGGGTAGTTTAGCTGAAAAATCCTTAAATAATAGAACTGTTTCTGTGCAGTCAGATAGTACAAATACATCTGCCGCAGGTGATTTCACCGTACATATAAAGGACActgtaaaattaaaacaacctCAAGAAATGTATGAAATATGTGCTAATACCGCAAGTGGTGGTGATGATGAGATTACTATTTTAAGTGACGGAAAGGATCAAACTAATGCCACTAATAAATTATCTGCCACAACCGATACTTGCGATAATAGAGAAGTATCTGCCAAAACTTTTTCTGGCCCTCAACTTATAATCGgagaagaaaaaagtaaaagtaaaggtTTCGAACATATTGATAGTCCTTTGCCTTTATCATCTAGCACAGTACTCACAATAGAAACTCCCGCTATAAATAACATAGGTACAAGTTCAGGACTTACAACTTCCaatcatataaaaatgaatacaaCGGTTTCCCCCGCAGTATCCGCATCAACGATTACTAAAAAAGATAAATTAGTTGGGTTTTTACCTAACGGATGCATATTCCCACGTTTTAAGAactataaaaacaaagaaaaagataaagataaagaaagCAAATCGAAagataaaactttactcaatgCTTTGAAAAAAAGCAAAGACAAAAAAGTCGCAAATGTTGAGAATTGTGAGAAATCTTCAATGGACTGTGATCCAAAgataaattacgaaaaaaactGTATTAGTTTAGAAAATGAGATACAACATTTGGATCTCAATAAAATCGAAACAACCACAAGTGGTGACAACATGTATGCTAAGTTGAAAATCGCCGCTACTTCGGCGTCAGCAAAATAGATagatttattgtattattttccaGTTAGATGCACATAGATATGCGCatatacagtgac is a genomic window containing:
- the Pihd2 gene encoding uncharacterized protein Pihd2, which codes for MSSFISESGTSAELQLNSRVVAVVSATSTAAVAATALVETSNQINSKNSIMQRDKSETPAISCPDDMVSTNPAIEEETRFSDTRGGINLSLMQNSPPPHSYRHSRAYRHFKNPPQPHMCIRTTSESGEELFINVLSWTRIVIPQEPTDPIPLYGGMRVPPGSPRSPPIVFAVMANPEVLKDSGRHSKDPEERRAMVELMCDFVEAMNPGLKLVRNAIILKDRDISGELKDVWSAVQAQRDREREEQIIQQRQQHHFHSITTQQMFPKSTEAIRISEQKQINTVCTEKSDKLMLGSLAEKSLNNRTVSVQSDSTNTSAAGDFTVHIKDTVKLKQPQEMYEICANTASGGDDEITILSDGKDQTNATNKLSATTDTCDNREVSAKTFSGPQLIIGEEKSKSKGFEHIDSPLPLSSSTVLTIETPAINNIGTSSGLTTSNHIKMNTTVSPAVSASTITKKDKLVGFLPNGCIFPRFKNYKNKEKDKDKESKSKDKTLLNALKKSKDKKVANVENCEKSSMDCDPKINYEKNCISLENEIQHLDLNKIETTTSGDNMYAKLKIAATSASAK